One region of Streptomyces sp. NBC_00442 genomic DNA includes:
- a CDS encoding trypco2 family protein codes for MTDDSHAWDGIELADAIESVRDQLTEAAARATGQPLVFELGDIQMEFTLELRKEVKGGAKVRAWVVDAGADAARITGRTHKVSFTLKPHTAPDGSAWKVGNDRPGGRFGAGPR; via the coding sequence ATGACCGACGACAGCCACGCGTGGGACGGCATCGAGCTGGCCGACGCCATCGAGTCCGTACGCGATCAGCTCACCGAGGCCGCCGCGCGGGCGACCGGGCAGCCGCTGGTCTTCGAACTCGGCGACATCCAGATGGAGTTCACGCTCGAACTGCGCAAAGAGGTCAAGGGCGGCGCCAAGGTGCGGGCCTGGGTGGTGGACGCGGGCGCGGACGCCGCGCGCATCACCGGACGTACCCACAAGGTGTCCTTCACCCTCAAGCCGCACACCGCACCGGACGGCTCCGCCTGGAAGGTCGGCAACGACCGGCCCGGCGGGCGCTTCGGGGCCGGGCCGCGGTGA
- a CDS encoding trypsin-like peptidase domain-containing protein, translating to MSTGLPTTADRVVAVLSDGRQGSGVVVSPWLVLTCAHNLAGAPPVRLLHPSIGEVSAQILWQDAELDAALLYSDEELLSGTLRLGSVDTAQSLPGCEIIGFPDIQRYGADHHLD from the coding sequence GTGAGTACGGGGCTGCCCACGACCGCCGACCGGGTCGTGGCCGTCCTGTCCGACGGGCGTCAGGGCAGCGGCGTCGTCGTGTCGCCGTGGCTGGTGCTGACCTGCGCCCACAATCTCGCCGGCGCGCCGCCCGTCCGGCTCCTGCACCCCTCCATCGGCGAGGTCAGCGCCCAAATCCTGTGGCAGGACGCAGAGTTGGACGCCGCACTGCTCTACAGCGACGAGGAGCTGCTGTCCGGGACGCTGCGGCTCGGCTCCGTGGACACCGCGCAGTCGCTGCCCGGCTGCGAGATCATCGGGTTCCCCGACATCCAGCGCTACGGCGCCGACCACCACCTGGACTAG
- a CDS encoding NACHT domain-containing protein, whose translation MGTVLPVAGSLRDDLVCELHRPPATERADGSSPLAGLSGAPLFAGATLLGLVKEIPRGRGHRRVVCVPLRSVFAVEGFRAAFATLAAVTVLDLVTGVPPEDQRYEQEYAEAIGAAYRKTKIFGLDELNKRDSEWDLDTAYLSLEARPKASDPPQAGRTLTDSAPQRIDALLASRPRVLIRGEAGAGKTTLVWWLAAHAAAGRLGPGLADLNALVPFVVPLRSLRAQGATFPLPAQLPTAARLVVDAAPEGWAGRVLRTGQALLLVDGLDEVPQEDREEAHRWLAALLDRYPRTRCVVTVRPMAVEPDWLKYARFEELRLLPMNDEDITAFIAAWHRAARLDSGPHEDLDELERDLSEQFKQNSNLKGLARTPLLCAVICALHRLRQGFLPDTRWKLYEAALRMLLGNRDQQRKVEAPEGIEISAEECTELLQRIAVWLVREGQSEFTREQALRRLERALSGMENVRAQGGADDVLRHLLNRSGLLQERADNVFQFTHRTFQDFLAAKEFVDDGHLGELLRHASEEQQWQDVILLAAGHCGRRDRAALVNGLLDAASRQRGHQDRAKIEVLAARCAQNTAYFDESTSRRVGDHIKALLPPRDVEAVTLLARLGPPVLGHLPAPADTPREALADVVALINRVGGAEAIEHAGAWAAAHPGTVDLFTTEWSRYPAERYAREVLARLDLREARLHVETRWQLAQLPHVPDAQRLWITVPPDLTAVELHRALRGRTMTALRLNSTERLSDLAFLRDSAERLEDLEVLRGSGLRDLSQIALLPRLASLGLLDVAAQEVDLSPLGSAPALRTLLFGSSTDLHLAQLPVLPGVSTLHLEADQVAGFDALSRWPALGHLELAPSSSATTRRLLAYVRGRPGIGRLGVALSSVAALAGVAPLPGVRHLDLWLANSDGDLGAVLAVFPALTTVDLAVGTVQAGSWNPAALLRRPGLTVTVNGGPLAPQA comes from the coding sequence GTGGGGACCGTCCTGCCGGTCGCGGGGAGCCTGCGCGACGATCTGGTGTGTGAACTGCACCGGCCTCCCGCCACCGAGCGCGCCGACGGCAGCTCGCCGCTCGCGGGCCTTTCCGGCGCGCCGCTGTTCGCGGGGGCGACCCTGCTCGGCCTGGTCAAGGAGATCCCGCGCGGCCGCGGCCACCGCAGGGTGGTGTGCGTGCCGCTGCGCTCCGTCTTCGCCGTGGAGGGCTTCCGCGCCGCGTTCGCCACGCTCGCCGCCGTCACCGTCCTCGACCTGGTCACCGGCGTACCCCCGGAGGACCAGCGCTACGAGCAGGAGTACGCGGAGGCCATCGGCGCCGCGTACCGCAAGACGAAGATCTTCGGCTTGGACGAGCTGAACAAGCGGGACTCCGAGTGGGACCTGGACACCGCCTACCTCAGCCTGGAGGCACGACCGAAGGCCAGCGATCCGCCGCAGGCGGGCAGGACCTTGACGGACAGCGCGCCGCAGCGCATCGACGCCCTGCTCGCCTCCCGCCCCCGGGTCCTCATCCGCGGCGAGGCCGGCGCGGGCAAGACCACCCTGGTGTGGTGGCTCGCGGCGCACGCGGCGGCCGGGCGGCTCGGCCCCGGGCTCGCCGACCTCAACGCGCTCGTCCCGTTCGTGGTGCCGCTGCGCAGCCTGCGCGCCCAGGGCGCCACGTTCCCGCTACCCGCCCAACTCCCCACCGCCGCACGCCTCGTGGTGGACGCGGCGCCCGAGGGCTGGGCCGGGCGGGTCCTGAGGACGGGGCAGGCGCTGCTCCTCGTCGACGGCCTGGACGAGGTGCCGCAGGAGGACCGCGAGGAGGCGCACCGCTGGCTCGCCGCCCTCCTGGACCGCTATCCCCGCACCCGCTGCGTGGTGACGGTGCGCCCGATGGCGGTCGAGCCGGACTGGCTGAAGTACGCCCGCTTCGAGGAACTCAGGCTGCTCCCGATGAACGACGAGGACATCACCGCGTTCATCGCCGCCTGGCACCGCGCGGCCCGCCTCGACAGCGGCCCCCACGAGGACCTGGACGAGCTGGAGCGCGACCTGTCCGAGCAGTTCAAGCAGAACAGCAACCTCAAGGGCCTGGCCCGCACCCCGCTCCTGTGCGCCGTCATCTGCGCCCTGCACCGGCTGCGCCAGGGCTTCCTGCCCGACACCCGCTGGAAGCTGTACGAGGCGGCGCTGCGGATGCTGCTCGGCAATCGGGACCAGCAGCGCAAGGTCGAGGCGCCCGAAGGCATCGAGATCAGCGCCGAGGAGTGCACCGAGCTGCTCCAGCGGATCGCGGTGTGGCTGGTGCGCGAGGGGCAGTCGGAGTTCACCCGCGAGCAGGCGCTGCGCCGCCTGGAGCGGGCCCTTTCCGGAATGGAGAACGTACGGGCCCAGGGCGGCGCCGACGATGTGCTGCGGCATCTGCTCAACCGCAGCGGGCTGCTCCAGGAACGCGCCGACAACGTCTTCCAGTTCACCCACCGCACCTTCCAGGACTTCCTCGCCGCGAAGGAGTTCGTGGACGACGGGCATCTGGGCGAACTCCTGAGGCACGCCTCGGAGGAACAGCAGTGGCAGGACGTCATCCTGCTCGCCGCCGGGCACTGCGGCCGCCGCGACCGGGCCGCGCTGGTCAACGGCCTCCTCGACGCCGCCTCCCGGCAGCGCGGCCACCAGGACAGGGCGAAGATAGAGGTGCTCGCGGCGCGCTGTGCGCAGAACACCGCCTACTTCGACGAGAGCACCAGCCGCCGCGTCGGTGACCACATCAAGGCGCTCCTTCCGCCGCGCGACGTGGAGGCCGTGACGCTCCTGGCCCGCCTCGGCCCACCGGTGCTCGGGCATCTGCCGGCCCCGGCCGACACGCCCCGCGAGGCGCTGGCCGATGTAGTCGCGCTCATCAACCGGGTCGGTGGCGCGGAAGCCATCGAGCATGCCGGGGCCTGGGCCGCGGCCCACCCCGGCACCGTCGACCTGTTCACCACCGAGTGGTCGCGCTATCCCGCCGAGCGCTATGCCCGCGAGGTGCTCGCCCGGCTGGATCTGCGCGAGGCGCGGCTGCACGTGGAGACGCGGTGGCAGCTCGCGCAGCTTCCGCACGTCCCGGACGCCCAGCGGCTGTGGATCACCGTCCCGCCCGACCTCACGGCGGTCGAGCTCCACCGGGCTCTGCGCGGGCGCACGATGACGGCGCTGCGCCTCAACAGCACCGAGCGCCTGTCCGATCTCGCGTTCCTGCGGGACAGCGCGGAGCGCCTGGAAGACCTGGAGGTGCTGCGGGGTTCGGGCCTGCGCGACCTGTCGCAGATCGCCCTGCTGCCGCGGCTCGCCTCGCTCGGGCTGCTCGACGTGGCCGCCCAGGAGGTCGACCTGAGCCCGCTCGGCTCGGCGCCCGCCCTGCGCACCCTGCTCTTCGGCAGCAGCACCGACCTGCACCTCGCCCAACTGCCCGTCCTGCCCGGTGTCAGCACGCTGCACCTGGAGGCCGATCAGGTCGCGGGATTCGACGCGCTGAGCCGCTGGCCCGCCCTCGGCCATCTGGAGCTCGCCCCGTCCTCGTCGGCCACCACCAGACGGCTGCTCGCGTATGTGCGCGGGCGCCCCGGCATCGGCCGGCTCGGGGTGGCGCTGAGCTCGGTGGCCGCCCTGGCCGGGGTCGCGCCGCTGCCCGGGGTGCGCCACCTCGACCTGTGGCTGGCCAATTCCGACGGCGACCTCGGCGCCGTCCTCGCGGTGTTCCCCGCCCTGACGACGGTGGACCTCGCGGTCGGCACCGTCCAGGCCGGCTCGTGGAACCCGGCGGCCCTGCTGCGCCGCCCCGGCCTCACCGTCACCGTCAACGGCGGCCCGCTGGCCCCGCAGGCGTAG
- a CDS encoding ATP-dependent Clp protease ATP-binding subunit translates to MFERFTDRARRVVVLAQEEARMLNHNYIGTEHILLGLIHEGEGVAAKALESLGISLEAVRQQVEEIIGQGQQAPSGHIPFTPRAKKVLELSLREALQLGHNYIGTEHILLGLIREGEGVAAQVLVKLGADLNRVRQQVIQLLSGYQGKEAATAGGPAEGTPSTSLVLDQFGRNLTQAARESKLDPVIGREKEIERVMQVLSRRTKNNPVLIGEPGVGKTAVVEGLAQAIVKGEVPETLKDKHLYTLDLGALVAGSRYRGDFEERLKKVLKEIRTRGDIILFIDELHTLVGAGAAEGAIDAASILKPMLARGELQTIGATTLDEYRKHLEKDAALERRFQPIQVAEPSLPHTIEILKGLRDRYEAHHRVSITDEALVQAATLADRYISDRFLPDKAIDLIDEAGSRMRIRRMTAPPDLREFDEKIAGVRRDKESAIDSQDFEKAASLRDKEKQLLAAKAKREKEWKAGDMDVVAEVDGELIAEVLATATGIPVFKLTEEESSRLLRMEDELHKRVIGQKDAIKALSQAIRRTRAGLKDPKRPGGSFIFAGPSGVGKTELSKTLAEFLFGDEDALISLDMSEFSEKHTVSRLFGSPPGYVGYEEGGQLTEKVRRKPFSVVLFDEVEKAHPDIFNSLLQILEDGRLTDSQGRVVDFKNTVIIMTTNLGTRDISKGFNLGFAAQGDVKTGYDRMKAKVNEELKQHFRPEFLNRVDDTVVFHQLTEEDIIQIVDLMIDKVDERLKDRDMGIELNAEAKSLLAKKGYDPIMGARPLRRTIQREIEDILSEKILFGELRPGHIVVIGTEGEGEAKKFTFRGEEKSALPDVPPIEDAAAGGGPNLSKEA, encoded by the coding sequence ATGTTCGAGAGGTTCACCGACCGCGCGCGGCGGGTTGTCGTCCTGGCTCAGGAAGAAGCCCGGATGCTCAACCACAACTACATCGGCACCGAGCACATCCTCCTGGGACTGATCCACGAGGGTGAGGGTGTCGCCGCTAAGGCCCTGGAGAGCCTCGGGATTTCGCTCGAGGCGGTCCGCCAGCAGGTGGAGGAGATCATCGGTCAGGGCCAGCAGGCCCCGTCCGGGCACATCCCCTTCACCCCTCGCGCCAAGAAGGTCCTGGAGCTGTCGCTCCGCGAGGCCCTCCAGCTCGGCCACAACTACATCGGCACCGAGCACATCCTGCTCGGCCTGATCCGCGAGGGCGAGGGCGTCGCCGCCCAGGTCCTGGTGAAGCTGGGCGCCGATCTCAACCGGGTGCGGCAGCAGGTCATCCAGCTGCTCTCCGGCTACCAGGGCAAGGAAGCCGCCACCGCCGGCGGCCCTGCGGAGGGCACCCCCTCCACGTCCCTGGTGCTCGACCAGTTCGGCCGCAACCTGACGCAGGCCGCTCGCGAATCCAAGCTCGACCCGGTCATCGGGCGCGAGAAGGAGATCGAGCGCGTCATGCAGGTCCTGTCGCGCCGTACGAAGAACAACCCGGTCCTCATCGGCGAGCCCGGCGTCGGCAAGACCGCCGTCGTCGAGGGTCTGGCCCAGGCGATCGTCAAGGGCGAGGTGCCCGAGACGCTCAAGGACAAGCACCTCTACACGCTGGACCTCGGCGCCCTGGTCGCCGGATCCCGCTACCGCGGTGACTTCGAGGAGCGCCTGAAGAAGGTCCTCAAGGAGATCCGCACCCGCGGCGACATCATCCTGTTCATCGACGAGCTCCACACCCTGGTGGGTGCGGGTGCCGCCGAGGGCGCGATCGACGCGGCGAGCATCCTCAAGCCGATGCTGGCCCGCGGTGAGCTCCAGACCATCGGTGCCACCACGCTCGACGAGTACCGCAAGCACCTGGAGAAGGACGCCGCTCTCGAGCGCCGCTTCCAGCCCATCCAGGTCGCCGAGCCGTCGCTGCCGCACACCATCGAGATCCTCAAGGGTCTGCGCGACCGCTACGAGGCCCACCACCGCGTCTCGATCACGGACGAGGCCCTCGTCCAGGCCGCGACGCTGGCCGACCGGTACATCTCGGACCGCTTCCTGCCGGACAAGGCGATCGACCTGATCGACGAGGCCGGTTCCCGGATGCGCATCCGCCGGATGACCGCGCCGCCGGACCTCCGCGAGTTCGACGAGAAGATCGCGGGCGTGCGCCGCGACAAGGAGTCGGCCATCGACTCCCAGGACTTCGAGAAGGCGGCGTCTCTCCGCGACAAGGAGAAGCAGCTGCTCGCCGCGAAGGCCAAGCGCGAGAAGGAGTGGAAGGCCGGCGACATGGACGTCGTCGCCGAGGTCGACGGCGAGCTGATCGCCGAGGTGCTGGCCACGGCCACGGGCATCCCGGTCTTCAAGCTCACCGAGGAGGAGTCCTCGCGGCTGCTCCGCATGGAGGACGAGCTGCACAAGCGCGTCATCGGCCAGAAGGACGCCATCAAGGCGCTCTCGCAGGCGATCCGTCGTACGCGTGCCGGTCTGAAGGACCCGAAGCGTCCCGGTGGTTCGTTCATCTTCGCCGGTCCGTCCGGTGTCGGTAAGACCGAGCTGTCGAAGACGCTGGCGGAATTCCTCTTCGGTGACGAGGACGCGCTGATCTCCCTCGACATGTCGGAGTTCAGCGAGAAGCACACGGTTTCCCGCCTCTTCGGTTCGCCCCCCGGTTACGTGGGTTACGAAGAGGGCGGCCAGCTCACCGAGAAGGTGCGCCGCAAGCCGTTCTCCGTCGTCCTCTTCGACGAGGTCGAGAAGGCCCACCCCGATATCTTCAATTCCCTGCTCCAGATTCTGGAAGACGGTCGGCTGACCGACTCCCAGGGCCGGGTCGTGGACTTCAAGAACACGGTCATCATCATGACGACCAACCTCGGGACCCGGGACATCTCCAAGGGCTTCAACCTGGGCTTCGCCGCCCAGGGTGACGTCAAGACCGGGTACGACCGGATGAAGGCCAAGGTCAACGAGGAGCTGAAGCAGCACTTCCGCCCCGAGTTCCTCAACCGTGTCGACGACACGGTGGTCTTCCACCAGCTGACCGAGGAAGACATCATCCAGATCGTCGACCTCATGATCGACAAGGTGGACGAGCGCCTCAAGGACCGCGACATGGGCATCGAGCTCAATGCCGAGGCCAAGTCGCTGCTCGCGAAGAAGGGCTACGACCCGATCATGGGCGCCCGGCCGCTGCGCCGGACGATCCAGCGGGAGATCGAGGACATCCTCTCCGAGAAGATCCTCTTCGGTGAGCTGCGCCCCGGTCACATCGTGGTCATCGGCACCGAGGGCGAGGGTGAGGCGAAGAAGTTCACCTTCCGCGGCGAGGAGAAGTCGGCGCTGCCCGACGTCCCCCCGATCGAGGACGCGGCCGCCGGCGGCGGCCCGAACCTGAGCAAGGAGGCGTAG
- a CDS encoding SCO3374 family protein, which translates to MAFTVPAPRAPLDGPLAHWYERELGWAVSAGPPVHLLTGLRFDVLELPATAGFALLARYANTGPVALMGHRMRLLVAAGSADELPGLLDWLEWGGVALDLTAIGAGGRITAPVPPGWAGSRGAAVWLRPPEPGCEVEAGLPSFTGITQCGGAGERSARESPGTALADGRSTGLGLVPLVAAAATECHRARLFHAKSPGGAGNAGTQPFCFS; encoded by the coding sequence ATGGCCTTCACCGTGCCGGCACCCCGCGCCCCCCTGGATGGCCCGCTCGCGCACTGGTACGAGCGCGAGCTAGGCTGGGCCGTGTCCGCCGGGCCCCCCGTCCATCTGCTCACGGGGCTGCGCTTCGACGTCCTCGAACTCCCGGCGACCGCCGGGTTCGCCCTCCTCGCGCGGTACGCGAACACCGGCCCGGTCGCCCTGATGGGACACCGGATGCGGCTGCTCGTCGCCGCGGGGAGCGCGGACGAGCTGCCGGGGCTGCTCGACTGGCTCGAATGGGGCGGGGTCGCCCTCGACCTGACGGCGATCGGCGCCGGGGGCCGGATCACCGCCCCCGTGCCACCCGGCTGGGCCGGTTCGCGAGGGGCCGCCGTATGGCTGCGGCCCCCCGAGCCGGGGTGCGAGGTGGAGGCGGGGCTCCCCTCCTTCACCGGAATCACCCAGTGCGGCGGAGCCGGTGAGAGGAGTGCTCGCGAAAGCCCGGGGACCGCCCTTGCGGACGGCCGCTCCACGGGTCTCGGCCTCGTGCCGCTGGTGGCCGCGGCGGCGACGGAATGCCACCGGGCCCGGTTGTTTCACGCTAAATCCCCAGGTGGTGCGGGGAACGCGGGAACTCAGCCGTTCTGCTTCTCGTAG
- a CDS encoding histone-like nucleoid-structuring protein Lsr2, which translates to MAQKVQVLLVDDLDGGEADETVTFALDGKSFEIDLTTANADKLRGLLEPYLKSGRRTGGRAAGGRGKARGALLGTGNQNTAEIRKWAKEQGYNVNDRGRVPAEIREAYEKQNG; encoded by the coding sequence GTGGCACAGAAGGTTCAGGTCCTTCTTGTCGATGACCTCGACGGTGGCGAGGCTGACGAGACCGTGACGTTCGCTCTTGACGGCAAGAGCTTCGAGATCGACCTCACCACCGCCAACGCGGACAAGCTCCGGGGTCTCCTTGAGCCCTACCTCAAGAGCGGCCGGCGCACCGGTGGCCGCGCGGCGGGCGGCCGTGGCAAGGCGCGTGGTGCGCTGCTCGGCACCGGCAACCAGAACACTGCGGAGATCCGCAAGTGGGCCAAGGAGCAGGGTTACAACGTGAACGACCGCGGCCGCGTCCCGGCCGAAATCCGTGAAGCCTACGAGAAGCAGAACGGCTGA
- a CDS encoding amino-acid N-acetyltransferase has translation MSYPAANAVTVRRARTGDVRAVRGLLDAYVDDGILLDKATVTLYESIQEFWVAERDSDARVVGCGALHVMWEDLAEVRTLAVDPEFQGAGIGHLVLGKLLQTARWLGVRRVFCLTFEVGFFAKHGFTEIEETPVDTVDTDVYSELLRSYDEGVAEFLGLERVKPNTLGNTRMLLHL, from the coding sequence ATGTCTTATCCCGCCGCTAATGCCGTCACCGTCCGCCGCGCCAGGACCGGCGATGTACGGGCCGTGCGAGGCCTTCTCGACGCGTACGTCGACGACGGGATCCTGCTCGACAAAGCGACCGTCACTCTTTACGAGTCCATCCAGGAGTTCTGGGTCGCCGAACGGGACTCGGACGCGCGGGTGGTGGGGTGCGGGGCGCTGCACGTGATGTGGGAAGACCTCGCCGAAGTGCGTACTCTCGCGGTGGACCCGGAGTTCCAGGGTGCGGGCATCGGACATCTGGTGCTCGGCAAGCTGCTCCAGACCGCCCGTTGGCTCGGAGTGCGCCGGGTTTTCTGCCTCACCTTCGAAGTCGGCTTCTTCGCGAAGCACGGGTTCACGGAGATCGAGGAGACTCCCGTCGATACCGTTGACACAGATGTCTACAGCGAGCTGCTGCGCTCCTATGACGAGGGCGTCGCGGAGTTCCTCGGTCTCGAACGAGTGAAGCCGAACACCTTGGGCAACACCCGGATGCTTCTGCACCTGTGA
- a CDS encoding BlaI/MecI/CopY family transcriptional regulator yields MPRQLGELEDAVMTRVWQWNRPVTVREVLEDLQQERSIAYTTVMTVMDNLHQKGWVRREVDGRAYRYTAVSTRAAYAAALMNEAWSQSDNRAAALVAFFGMMSPEEREALRDAVRMVQEPEPERGREPEQAREPEPEQGSEEGDVPGDSTGR; encoded by the coding sequence GTGCCCCGTCAATTGGGAGAGCTGGAAGACGCCGTCATGACCCGGGTCTGGCAGTGGAACCGTCCGGTGACCGTCCGGGAAGTCCTCGAAGACCTTCAGCAGGAACGGTCGATCGCCTACACCACGGTCATGACCGTAATGGACAATCTCCATCAGAAGGGCTGGGTCCGCAGGGAAGTCGACGGGCGGGCCTATCGATATACGGCGGTCTCGACGCGGGCCGCGTACGCCGCGGCCCTCATGAACGAAGCCTGGTCCCAGAGCGACAACCGGGCGGCCGCTCTCGTCGCCTTCTTCGGCATGATGTCCCCCGAGGAGCGCGAAGCGCTGCGCGATGCCGTGCGCATGGTGCAGGAGCCGGAACCCGAACGGGGCCGCGAACCCGAACAGGCCCGCGAACCCGAACCCGAACAGGGATCCGAAGAGGGCGATGTGCCCGGCGACAGCACGGGGCGATAG
- a CDS encoding type III pantothenate kinase produces MLLTIDVGNTHTVLGLFDGEEVVEHWRISTDARRTADELAVLLNGLMGTHPMLGAELGDGIEGIAICATVPSVLHELREVTRRYYGDVPAILVEPGVKTGVPVLTDNPKEVGADRIVNSVAAVELYGGPAIVVDFGTGTTFDAVTARGEYTGGVIAPGIEISVDALGIRGAQLRKIEVARPRAVIGKNTVEAMQSGIVYGFAGQVDGVVRRMKRELVGPDGDPDDVTVIATGGLAPMVLGEAEEIDEHEPWLTLIGLRLVYERNVARS; encoded by the coding sequence ATGCTGCTCACCATCGACGTCGGCAACACCCACACCGTCCTCGGCCTGTTCGACGGCGAGGAGGTCGTCGAGCACTGGCGGATCTCCACCGACGCCCGCCGCACCGCGGACGAACTGGCCGTCCTGCTCAACGGCCTGATGGGAACCCACCCGATGCTCGGCGCGGAGCTCGGCGACGGCATCGAGGGCATCGCGATCTGCGCGACCGTGCCCTCCGTCCTGCACGAGCTGCGCGAGGTGACCCGCCGCTACTACGGCGACGTCCCGGCGATCCTGGTGGAGCCCGGCGTCAAGACGGGCGTGCCGGTCCTGACCGACAACCCGAAGGAGGTCGGCGCCGACCGCATCGTCAACTCGGTCGCCGCCGTCGAGCTGTACGGCGGCCCGGCGATCGTCGTCGACTTCGGCACGGGCACGACGTTCGACGCGGTCACCGCGCGCGGCGAGTACACCGGCGGGGTGATCGCCCCCGGCATCGAGATCTCGGTCGACGCGCTCGGCATCAGGGGCGCCCAGCTCCGCAAGATCGAGGTGGCCCGCCCCCGTGCGGTGATCGGCAAGAACACCGTCGAGGCCATGCAGTCCGGCATCGTGTACGGGTTCGCCGGGCAGGTCGACGGCGTGGTGCGGCGCATGAAGCGCGAGCTGGTCGGCCCGGACGGCGACCCCGACGACGTCACGGTCATCGCCACCGGCGGCCTCGCGCCGATGGTGCTCGGTGAGGCCGAGGAGATCGACGAGCACGAGCCGTGGCTGACCCTGATCGGCCTTCGCCTCGTGTACGAACGCAACGTGGCGCGGTCCTGA
- the nadC gene encoding carboxylating nicotinate-nucleotide diphosphorylase has translation MSTPEELRPQPVDVPLIQIGAPVQGGGCGDDCGCGGGDEVYECGLDPALAALLAESGLDPVQVEDIAHLAIEEDLDGGVDVTSAATVPQDAVATGDFTAREAGTVAGLRVAEAILSIVCTEEFEVERHVADGDRVEAGQKLLSVTTRTRDLLTGERSALNLLCRLSGIATATRAWADALEGTGAKVRDTRKTTPGLRALEKYAVRCGGGVNHRMSLSDAALVKDNHVVAAGGVAEAFKAVRDRFPDLAIEVEVDTLAQVTEVLDAGADLILLDNFTPAETAEAVALVAGRAMLESSGRLTLANARAYAATGVDYLAVGALTHSSPILDIGLDLRAAGEGRI, from the coding sequence GTGAGCACGCCCGAGGAACTCCGTCCCCAGCCGGTGGACGTCCCCCTGATCCAGATCGGTGCGCCCGTCCAGGGCGGCGGCTGCGGCGACGACTGCGGCTGCGGCGGCGGTGACGAGGTGTACGAGTGCGGGCTCGACCCCGCGCTCGCCGCGCTGCTCGCCGAGTCGGGTCTCGACCCCGTCCAGGTCGAGGACATCGCGCACCTCGCCATCGAGGAGGACCTGGACGGCGGCGTCGACGTGACGTCGGCCGCGACCGTCCCCCAGGACGCCGTCGCCACCGGCGACTTCACCGCCCGCGAGGCCGGCACGGTCGCGGGCCTGCGGGTCGCCGAGGCGATCCTGTCCATCGTGTGCACCGAGGAGTTCGAGGTCGAGCGGCACGTCGCCGACGGCGACCGCGTCGAGGCCGGCCAGAAGCTGCTCAGCGTCACCACCCGCACCCGCGACCTGCTGACCGGCGAGCGCAGCGCGCTGAACCTGCTGTGCCGCCTGTCCGGCATCGCGACCGCGACCCGCGCCTGGGCCGACGCCCTCGAAGGCACCGGCGCCAAGGTCCGCGACACCCGCAAGACCACGCCGGGCCTGCGCGCCCTGGAGAAGTACGCGGTGCGCTGCGGCGGCGGCGTCAACCACCGCATGTCCCTGTCGGACGCGGCGCTGGTCAAGGACAACCACGTGGTCGCGGCCGGCGGCGTGGCCGAGGCGTTCAAGGCCGTACGCGACCGCTTCCCCGACCTCGCCATCGAGGTCGAGGTCGACACCCTGGCCCAGGTCACCGAAGTCCTCGACGCCGGGGCCGACTTGATCCTGCTCGACAACTTCACCCCCGCCGAGACGGCCGAGGCGGTCGCCCTGGTCGCGGGCCGCGCGATGCTCGAATCCTCGGGCCGCCTGACCCTGGCCAACGCCCGCGCGTACGCGGCGACGGGCGTCGACTACCTGGCGGTGGGCGCCCTCACCCACTCCTCGCCGATCCTCGACATCGGCCTGGACCTGCGCGCGGCCGGAGAGGGCCGCATCTGA